From Erythrobacter sp. YJ-T3-07:
AATCCGTGGCTTCAACCAGACTGCGAACATCGAGCGAGGAGAGCCCGCTCGAAGAACGCTTCCTTGCAACCCGCGCGCTGACCGAGGCGCTCGCAGCGCCGCTGAGCGAGAGCGACGCGACCATCCAGTCGATGGAAGACGCCTCGCCCGCCAAGTGGCACCTGGCGCATACGACGTGGTTCTGGGAAACCTTCCTGCTGCGCGACCACCTGCCCGAGTACACCCTGCACGACCAACGCTGGCCGTTCCTGTTCAACTCCTATTACGAAGCCGAAGGCGCGCGGATCGGGCGTTTTTCGCGCGGCATGCTGTCGCGACCGAGTGTCGACGAAGTGCTCGACTGGCGGGCGGTCGTCACGCAGGCGATGGGCCAGCTGCTCGACAATGCCGAGCTTGCCCCGCTGATCGAGCTGGGCGTCGCGCACGAACAGCAGCACCAGGAATTGCTGCTCACAGACATCAAGCACGCGCTGTTCCAGAACCCGCTCGGTCCGGCGATGTTCGACGCACAGCTGCCCGCGGCCGAGGCGCGCGAGCGTGGCTGGACCGAGCATCCCGGCGGGATCGGCGCGGTCGGCCATGCAGGGGACGGGTTCGCCTTCGACTGCGAAGGCCCGCGCCACCGCGTGCTGCTGGAGCCGTTCGCGCTGGCGGACACGCTCGTCACCAATGCCGAATGGGACGCCTTCATCGCCGATGGCGGGTATGAAAACGCCGCGCTGTGGCTCAGCGACGGGTGGGCCTGGGTGCAGGAGAACCGCATCGTCGCACCACTCTACTGGCGCGATGGTGAAAACGGGGCGGAGCACTTCACGCTCGCCGGGTGGCAGCCGCGCGACCCGCACGCGCCGGTCACGCACATCTCCTATTACGAGGCCGATGCCTTCGCTTCGTGGGCGGGCCACCGCCTGCCGACCGAGTTCGAATGGGAAGCGGTTGCGCGCGGCCAGCATGCCGAGGAAGCGCCCGCGCACGAGCCGGACGAGGGCAACCAGCTCGACGCCGCAGGCCCGGTGCACCCGGTCGGCTCGCCCGGACTGTTCGGCGATTGCTGGCAATTCACCCGCAGCGCCTATTTGCCGTACCCGCGCTTCCAGTCCGCAGAGGGCGCGGTGGGAGAGTATAACGGCAAGTTCATGAGCGGGCAGTTCGTCCTCAAGGGCGCGAGCTGCGCCACCGCGCGCGGCCATTCGCGCGCTTCCTACCGCAACTTTTTCTACCCGCACCAGCGCTGGCAGTTCACCGGCCTCCGGCTCGCGAAGGACATCTGATGACCGATCAAACCGGCCTCAAGCTCGTCGATCTCGACGAGGCAGGGGTAGACCGTGCCTTTCGCGCAGACGTGCTCGCCGGAATGCGCGAGGAGCAGAAAGCTATCCCCGCGCGCTGGCTGTACGACGATGCCGGGTCGCAGCTTTACGAAGACATCACCCGAGTGCCGGAATATTACCCGGCGCGTGCCGAAACGCAGATCTTGCAGGAGCGCGGGTCGGACTTCGCCGAGGCGATCGGGCCGGGGCGCGCCGTGGTCGAGTTCGGCAGCGGGTCTTCGGTGAAGACGCCCGCTCTCTTAAGTGCGATCGACCCTGCGGCCTATGTGCCGCTGGATATTGCCGGCGATTTCCTGCGCGCCGCCGCCGCCGATCTCTCGGCCAAGTTCCCCGGCCTGCCGGTCTTCCCGGTGGAGGCCGATTTCATGCGCCGCGTCGAGCTGCCCGAGGAAGTGGCCGACATGCCCAAGCTCGGCTTCTTCCCCGGAGGCACCATCGGCAACATGGTCGCGCGCACCGCGACCGATCTGCTGCGCACCATGCGCGAGACGCTTGGCGAAGGTTCCATGCTGCTGGTCGGGATGGACCTGATCAAGGACACCCGCGTGCTCGAAGCCGCATACGACGATGCGGGGCGGGTGACGGCGGAGTTCAACCTCAACCTCGCGCGGCGGATCAACCGCGAACTGGGCGGGACCATCCCGGTCGACAAGCTGGAACATGCTGCACGCTGGAACGACCAGTTCGCGCGGATCGAGATGCATCTTGTCGCGCAGGAGGACATAACCTTCGAAATCGCGGGCGAAGAATTCGCGATGAAGGCGGGCGAGACGATCCACACCGAGAACAGCCACAAGTTCGACCGCCGCAGCGCGGACAAGCA
This genomic window contains:
- the egtB gene encoding ergothioneine biosynthesis protein EgtB yields the protein MASTRLRTSSEESPLEERFLATRALTEALAAPLSESDATIQSMEDASPAKWHLAHTTWFWETFLLRDHLPEYTLHDQRWPFLFNSYYEAEGARIGRFSRGMLSRPSVDEVLDWRAVVTQAMGQLLDNAELAPLIELGVAHEQQHQELLLTDIKHALFQNPLGPAMFDAQLPAAEARERGWTEHPGGIGAVGHAGDGFAFDCEGPRHRVLLEPFALADTLVTNAEWDAFIADGGYENAALWLSDGWAWVQENRIVAPLYWRDGENGAEHFTLAGWQPRDPHAPVTHISYYEADAFASWAGHRLPTEFEWEAVARGQHAEEAPAHEPDEGNQLDAAGPVHPVGSPGLFGDCWQFTRSAYLPYPRFQSAEGAVGEYNGKFMSGQFVLKGASCATARGHSRASYRNFFYPHQRWQFTGLRLAKDI
- the egtD gene encoding L-histidine N(alpha)-methyltransferase translates to MTDQTGLKLVDLDEAGVDRAFRADVLAGMREEQKAIPARWLYDDAGSQLYEDITRVPEYYPARAETQILQERGSDFAEAIGPGRAVVEFGSGSSVKTPALLSAIDPAAYVPLDIAGDFLRAAAADLSAKFPGLPVFPVEADFMRRVELPEEVADMPKLGFFPGGTIGNMVARTATDLLRTMRETLGEGSMLLVGMDLIKDTRVLEAAYDDAGRVTAEFNLNLARRINRELGGTIPVDKLEHAARWNDQFARIEMHLVAQEDITFEIAGEEFAMKAGETIHTENSHKFDRRSADKQLLAGEWTPVGRWLDREERFSVVLAEASIPRSAP